The Chloracidobacterium sp. genome window below encodes:
- a CDS encoding dihydroorotate dehydrogenase electron transfer subunit: MKDLKLTVTSHRVFGVYGHLTLTTEEKLTFAPGQFAMLKPAGALEPLWRRAMAIYRARTTAQSTSVEFIYQVFGRGTQALRRLREGDHVQTLLPLGRPFDTAPVAVGGREALLVAGGVGSAALLALAEQLKREQVPTRLFLGGRSQTDLIGLDDFTALGVSVHVATNDGSQGVTGFVTVPFERFLYDRAEEVRAGRFVVYACGPHPMLARVAALTAKACILTYVSVEERMACGFGVCVGCVVAVKSEDGDSDYRRSCVEGPVFRADELDWA, translated from the coding sequence GTGAAAGACTTAAAGCTGACTGTAACCAGCCATCGCGTGTTCGGCGTTTACGGCCATTTGACCCTGACGACAGAGGAAAAACTGACGTTTGCGCCAGGGCAGTTTGCCATGCTGAAGCCGGCGGGCGCGTTGGAACCACTCTGGCGGCGCGCAATGGCGATCTATCGGGCGCGAACAACAGCGCAATCAACCAGCGTCGAGTTCATCTACCAAGTGTTCGGGCGGGGTACGCAGGCGCTGCGACGTTTGCGCGAAGGCGACCACGTACAAACCCTGCTGCCGCTCGGCCGACCCTTCGACACCGCGCCGGTCGCCGTCGGCGGACGAGAAGCCCTCCTCGTCGCAGGAGGCGTCGGAAGCGCCGCTCTACTGGCGCTGGCTGAACAACTCAAGCGGGAGCAAGTTCCGACGCGCCTGTTTCTGGGCGGACGCTCACAGACAGACCTCATCGGGCTGGACGACTTCACGGCGCTGGGCGTTTCGGTTCACGTCGCCACCAACGACGGCTCCCAAGGCGTAACTGGCTTCGTCACGGTTCCGTTTGAACGCTTTTTGTACGACCGTGCGGAGGAAGTACGAGCGGGGCGCTTTGTCGTCTACGCCTGCGGGCCGCACCCGATGTTGGCGCGTGTCGCGGCTCTGACGGCGAAAGCGTGCATTCTAACCTACGTCTCGGTCGAAGAACGGATGGCGTGCGGGTTCGGCGTCTGCGTCGGTTGCGTCGTCGCCGTGAAAAGTGAAGACGGCGACAGCGACTACCGCCGGTCATGTGTGGAAGGACCAGTGTTTCGCGCCGACGAACTGGACTGGGCGTGA
- a CDS encoding DUF58 domain-containing protein, with amino-acid sequence MFQRLRDRLADPNFRAELKRAAVAFAVTSLLFGGSFLSLFLAFTAQFVRLYAAAQLLFMASLVLALVGGLYIVPKLARRVRLELARLDISYAPTQETAFFVLITVIVALSAFNTGNNLLYLIFAILISVIVASGIVSESMLRGLSVGLRFPEHIYASQPTLLEVSVANEKYLVPSMSLTVGVRLVKKAGPQTAATNPPIRRRWLKKPTAETTADIDPLVHFVAVGPRAKVRQTVEHTFPARGRYEIVGFTVTTKFPFGFLQKTRRFTASGTLLVYPPVDAAVAWPAGLSDALGVRETNRRGPGADLYAIRQYRDGDRRRDIDWKATAKTRKLMVRDRMCEDEQRVTLRFDPRTARALTDDDLRAFEVGVTHAASLATKLARAGILVRLATPDAATEFGNTPRHIDDMLRILAVIEPQMDRALSPPVNGARRAVKDASLEVVFAWADSAATYSAATLVVMLDDFRLADLPHNGRVAAVVRPS; translated from the coding sequence ATGTTCCAACGACTTCGTGACCGGCTTGCTGACCCCAACTTCCGCGCTGAACTCAAACGCGCCGCCGTCGCCTTTGCCGTCACCAGCCTTCTTTTCGGCGGTTCGTTTCTGTCGCTGTTTCTAGCCTTCACGGCGCAGTTTGTTCGGCTCTATGCCGCCGCGCAGCTTCTCTTCATGGCGTCGCTGGTGTTGGCGCTTGTCGGCGGGTTGTACATCGTGCCCAAGTTAGCCCGCCGGGTGCGACTAGAGCTGGCCCGTCTGGACATCAGCTACGCGCCGACGCAGGAAACCGCGTTTTTTGTCCTCATTACGGTCATCGTGGCGCTGTCGGCTTTCAACACCGGCAACAATCTGCTGTACCTGATTTTCGCCATCCTCATTAGCGTCATTGTGGCGTCGGGGATTGTCTCGGAGAGCATGCTGCGCGGATTGAGTGTGGGGCTGCGCTTCCCGGAACACATCTACGCCAGCCAGCCGACGCTGCTGGAGGTGAGCGTGGCCAATGAGAAGTATCTTGTTCCTTCAATGTCACTGACGGTCGGCGTGCGTCTGGTGAAAAAAGCCGGGCCGCAGACGGCGGCGACCAACCCACCCATACGACGGCGTTGGCTCAAAAAACCAACCGCTGAGACCACTGCCGATATTGACCCTCTGGTTCACTTCGTCGCAGTTGGGCCGCGAGCCAAGGTGCGTCAGACGGTTGAACACACCTTCCCGGCGCGCGGTCGGTATGAGATTGTTGGCTTCACCGTCACGACCAAGTTCCCATTCGGGTTTCTGCAAAAGACGCGCCGGTTTACAGCCTCCGGAACGCTCTTGGTTTATCCGCCCGTGGACGCCGCCGTAGCGTGGCCGGCGGGACTGTCCGACGCCCTGGGAGTACGTGAAACCAACCGGCGTGGTCCGGGCGCTGACCTCTACGCCATCCGGCAGTACCGCGACGGCGACCGGCGGCGCGACATTGACTGGAAAGCGACGGCCAAGACACGCAAGCTCATGGTGCGTGACCGGATGTGCGAGGATGAGCAGCGCGTCACGCTGCGGTTTGATCCCCGGACGGCGCGCGCGCTGACGGATGATGACCTAAGAGCATTTGAAGTCGGCGTGACGCACGCCGCGTCGCTGGCGACCAAACTGGCTAGAGCCGGCATACTGGTGCGCTTGGCGACGCCCGACGCCGCTACCGAGTTCGGCAACACGCCGCGTCACATTGACGACATGCTGCGCATCTTGGCGGTGATTGAGCCGCAGATGGACAGGGCGCTCTCGCCGCCGGTCAATGGCGCTCGCCGCGCCGTCAAGGACGCCAGTTTGGAAGTTGTCTTCGCTTGGGCTGATTCCGCTGCAACATACAGCGCAGCGACGCTGGTGGTGATGTTGGACGACTTCCGCCTAGCTGACCTACCCCACAACGGTCGTGTCGCCGCCGTAGTACGCCCCTCGTGA
- a CDS encoding DUF962 domain-containing protein, whose translation MDAASKASAAASPRTFEEFFPLYLAMHSHPMTRILHFIGTVLQLPIVIACAVTGWWWGLLTIPFVSYGLAWFSHFVFERNRPATWTNPWYSLLGDYKMVGLMLRGQLWR comes from the coding sequence ATGGATGCGGCTTCCAAGGCGTCGGCTGCAGCGTCGCCGCGCACGTTCGAGGAATTCTTTCCACTGTACCTCGCCATGCATAGCCATCCCATGACGCGCATCCTGCACTTTATCGGAACGGTGCTTCAGCTTCCGATTGTCATCGCTTGCGCCGTCACGGGCTGGTGGTGGGGGCTGTTGACCATTCCATTCGTCTCGTACGGATTGGCTTGGTTTTCACACTTTGTCTTCGAGCGCAATCGCCCGGCGACGTGGACAAATCCGTGGTATTCGCTGCTAGGCGACTACAAGATGGTCGGTCTCATGCTGCGCGGACAGTTGTGGCGCTAG
- a CDS encoding PilT/PilU family type 4a pilus ATPase → MSAPHQLSHIQQSFNQVLQMMLSVSDKVSDLIFSPGRPPQVELFGQLRAVKIQGLEQLTPQHTHAFAQVLLANNPANFEKLEKFGSVDLSYSVPGHSRFRVNVFRQRGTEAIVMRVIPNRIPTLEELGLPPQLRQIADLKNGIVLVTGPTGSGKSSTLAALINLINETKYYHIVTIEDPIEFIHPHKNSTIHQRELHSDTPDFALALRAALRQAPKVILVGEMRDRETIEIAMEASETGHLVLSTLHTIDAAKTVERIIGVFPKSEEHIVRTRLAQSFRYIISQRLIPRADQRGRVAAVEILRSTMRTREYIEKGESAGKTLLDAMRDGEIEGMQHFDGVIEKLIRQNIITKEDGLAYATNPGNLMLQLSDMGRSSPHEAAPATVTGGHRALGEAPRPSPAAGSRPPGSMLDLLER, encoded by the coding sequence ATGTCTGCGCCGCACCAACTGAGTCACATCCAGCAAAGCTTCAATCAGGTCTTGCAGATGATGCTGTCGGTCTCCGACAAAGTCAGCGACTTGATTTTTTCACCAGGGCGACCGCCGCAAGTCGAGTTGTTCGGCCAACTCCGCGCTGTCAAGATTCAGGGCCTGGAGCAACTTACCCCGCAGCATACGCATGCTTTCGCCCAAGTTTTACTGGCGAATAACCCTGCCAACTTTGAAAAGTTGGAAAAGTTTGGGTCGGTGGATTTGTCCTACAGCGTACCGGGACATTCGCGCTTTCGTGTCAATGTTTTCAGACAACGCGGTACTGAAGCTATTGTCATGCGGGTCATCCCAAACCGTATCCCCACGCTGGAGGAACTGGGGCTGCCGCCGCAGTTGCGGCAAATCGCCGACCTCAAAAACGGCATTGTGTTGGTGACGGGACCGACCGGCAGCGGTAAGTCGTCAACCTTGGCGGCGCTTATCAACCTGATTAACGAGACGAAGTACTATCACATCGTCACTATTGAAGACCCGATTGAATTCATTCACCCGCACAAGAACTCCACCATCCACCAGCGCGAGTTGCACAGTGATACGCCCGACTTCGCGCTAGCGCTGCGGGCGGCGCTTCGGCAGGCACCCAAGGTGATTCTGGTCGGTGAAATGCGCGATCGTGAAACCATCGAAATCGCGATGGAAGCCTCCGAAACCGGTCACTTGGTGTTGTCTACGCTGCACACGATTGACGCCGCTAAAACCGTGGAGCGCATCATCGGCGTCTTCCCGAAAAGTGAAGAGCACATTGTCCGTACGCGCTTAGCGCAGTCGTTTCGGTACATCATCTCCCAACGATTGATCCCTCGCGCGGATCAGCGGGGGCGGGTGGCGGCTGTCGAGATTCTGCGCTCGACCATGCGGACGCGAGAATACATTGAGAAAGGTGAGAGCGCGGGCAAAACGCTTTTGGATGCCATGCGGGACGGCGAAATCGAAGGCATGCAGCACTTCGACGGTGTGATCGAGAAGCTAATTCGGCAAAACATCATCACCAAAGAAGACGGTCTTGCCTATGCGACGAATCCCGGCAACCTCATGCTCCAGTTGAGCGATATGGGACGTTCGTCGCCGCATGAGGCAGCGCCTGCGACTGTCACCGGCGGGCACCGGGCGCTCGGTGAAGCGCCTCGTCCGTCCCCGGCCGCCGGTTCGCGTCCCCCCGGCTCGATGCTTGATCTGCTTGAGCGTTAG
- the panC gene encoding pantoate--beta-alanine ligase: MSRLHAKPGARGHSVGDRLLLEGFKQAMKVIREPHEMQQTALTLRDKAIRIGLVPTMGAFHDGHVSLMRRAKQENDVCVVSLFVNPLQFNDPADLEHYPRNEAADLAIARSVGVDILFMPSVAAMYPPDAQTFVEVTRVSQPLCGGRRPGHFRGVATVVAKLLMITQPRRVYFGLKDYQQCRVIAQMARDLHFPPDLVFCPTVREPDGLAMSSRNIRLSPEDRRAAVVLPRALELAQDCFAAGETNPTVIQARVRERLQAEPRARIEYVEVVDAQTLEPITAITQPALVALAVWFGDVRLIDSVVLTPPKPEPPPTPDLLDISDVP; this comes from the coding sequence ATGTCTCGCCTTCATGCCAAGCCAGGCGCGCGCGGTCACAGCGTCGGGGATCGTTTGCTGTTGGAGGGCTTCAAACAAGCGATGAAGGTTATTCGCGAGCCGCACGAAATGCAACAAACTGCGCTGACGCTGCGCGACAAAGCTATCCGTATTGGGTTAGTGCCGACCATGGGGGCGTTTCACGACGGCCACGTTTCGCTCATGCGCCGCGCGAAGCAGGAAAACGATGTGTGCGTCGTGTCGCTGTTTGTCAATCCGCTTCAGTTCAACGACCCGGCGGATTTGGAACACTATCCGCGCAACGAGGCCGCCGACCTTGCCATTGCACGGTCGGTCGGCGTGGACATTCTGTTCATGCCGAGCGTCGCCGCAATGTACCCGCCCGACGCCCAGACCTTTGTCGAGGTGACGCGCGTTTCGCAGCCGCTGTGCGGCGGGCGGCGGCCGGGGCATTTTCGCGGCGTGGCGACGGTGGTGGCTAAGCTTCTGATGATTACCCAGCCGCGCCGCGTGTACTTCGGACTCAAGGATTATCAGCAGTGCCGTGTCATCGCGCAGATGGCGCGCGATCTCCACTTTCCGCCCGATCTGGTGTTTTGCCCAACGGTGCGCGAACCGGACGGGCTAGCGATGAGTTCTCGCAACATCCGTCTCTCGCCCGAAGATCGCCGGGCGGCCGTTGTCTTGCCGCGCGCGCTCGAACTGGCGCAGGATTGTTTCGCCGCCGGCGAGACCAACCCGACGGTGATTCAAGCGCGCGTCCGCGAGCGTCTTCAGGCGGAGCCGCGCGCGCGCATTGAGTACGTCGAAGTCGTGGACGCGCAAACGCTCGAACCCATCACGGCGATTACTCAACCTGCGTTGGTTGCTTTGGCGGTTTGGTTTGGCGACGTACGCCTCATTGACAGCGTTGTCCTGACGCCGCCGAAGCCGGAGCCGCCGCCTACACCTGACCTACTTGATATTTCCGATGTTCCCTAG
- a CDS encoding CoA pyrophosphatase, with amino-acid sequence MTSRLQISESIAGASRSVRQRYTLSVEFTKRAAQALQPSDAGYPPARGEDVQAAVLVPLFFKHGVPHLLLTKRAAHLRRHRGEVAFPGGRRDPQDDSPAATALREAYEEIGLPPEQVLVIGLLETFETHTGFQVTPVVGLIPYPLEFRLDRRETERLIEAPLPVIARAEAREVREFIINNRPRSVYFFHYADADPIWGASGYIVQRFLDVVYPLVLADLAGEAVL; translated from the coding sequence ATGACAAGTCGTCTCCAGATCAGTGAATCAATCGCCGGCGCAAGCCGGTCGGTACGGCAACGCTATACGTTGAGTGTTGAGTTTACGAAGCGGGCGGCGCAGGCGCTGCAACCCAGCGACGCCGGCTACCCCCCTGCGCGGGGTGAGGACGTTCAGGCGGCGGTGCTGGTTCCACTCTTTTTCAAGCACGGCGTTCCTCACTTGCTGCTGACAAAACGCGCCGCCCACCTGCGCCGTCATCGAGGAGAGGTGGCGTTTCCGGGTGGACGGCGTGACCCGCAGGATGACTCACCGGCGGCGACGGCGCTGCGCGAAGCGTATGAAGAAATCGGCCTTCCGCCGGAACAGGTTCTGGTCATCGGCCTGCTGGAAACCTTTGAAACCCACACCGGCTTCCAGGTAACGCCGGTGGTTGGGCTCATCCCCTATCCGTTAGAGTTTCGGCTAGATCGGCGTGAAACTGAGCGCCTGATCGAAGCCCCCCTACCGGTCATCGCCCGCGCTGAGGCTCGCGAGGTGCGCGAATTCATCATCAACAATCGTCCCCGGAGTGTGTATTTTTTCCACTATGCGGACGCCGACCCTATCTGGGGCGCGTCCGGTTACATTGTGCAGCGGTTTCTCGACGTGGTGTACCCGCTTGTTCTGGCCGATCTGGCCGGAGAAGCCGTGCTATGA
- a CDS encoding aspartate 1-decarboxylase, giving the protein MFRLMHKSKIHRATVTDANLNYTGSLTVDQDLLDAADILPNEKVSVVNINTGARFETYAISGARGSGVVCLNGAAARLGAPGDLVIIISYGLFTDEEARSLKPRVVRVDAANRPLNDA; this is encoded by the coding sequence ATGTTTCGCTTGATGCACAAATCGAAGATTCACCGCGCGACGGTGACCGACGCTAACCTCAACTACACCGGCAGCCTCACAGTTGACCAAGACCTGCTCGATGCGGCCGATATTTTGCCCAACGAGAAAGTGTCCGTCGTCAACATCAACACCGGCGCGCGCTTTGAGACCTACGCCATTTCGGGCGCGCGTGGGTCAGGCGTCGTGTGCCTGAACGGCGCGGCGGCGCGGCTGGGAGCGCCGGGCGATCTGGTCATCATTATTTCCTACGGCCTGTTCACCGACGAAGAGGCCCGCAGCCTCAAACCCAGGGTGGTGAGGGTGGACGCCGCCAATCGCCCGCTCAACGACGCCTGA
- a CDS encoding superoxide dismutase, whose product MPFELPELPYAKDALAPHISATTFEFHHGKHHKAYVDNTNKLIEGTPHADKPLEEIIRAAHTEGNTALFNNAAQVWNHTFFWHSMKPNGGGAPTGELAERINHAFGGLDQFKEAFKQAGVTQFGSGWVWLVLDNGDLKVTKTANADLPLVHGQTALLTCDVWEHAYYLDFQNRRPDFLQAYLDHLINWDFAAENLAKATAA is encoded by the coding sequence ATGCCTTTTGAATTACCAGAACTGCCCTATGCGAAAGACGCTCTTGCACCGCACATTTCAGCGACGACGTTTGAGTTTCACCACGGCAAGCACCACAAGGCTTACGTGGACAACACCAACAAGCTGATTGAAGGGACGCCGCACGCTGACAAGCCGTTGGAAGAAATCATTCGCGCGGCGCATACAGAGGGCAACACGGCTTTGTTCAACAACGCCGCTCAGGTCTGGAATCACACCTTTTTCTGGCATTCGATGAAACCCAACGGCGGCGGCGCTCCGACGGGCGAACTGGCGGAGCGGATCAATCATGCTTTCGGCGGCCTTGACCAGTTCAAGGAAGCCTTCAAGCAGGCCGGCGTGACGCAGTTCGGCAGCGGCTGGGTGTGGTTGGTACTGGACAATGGCGATCTGAAAGTCACCAAAACCGCCAATGCCGATTTACCGCTCGTTCACGGGCAGACGGCGCTGCTGACCTGCGACGTCTGGGAGCACGCCTACTATCTTGACTTCCAGAACCGTCGCCCGGACTTCCTCCAAGCCTACTTGGATCATCTCATCAACTGGGATTTCGCTGCCGAGAACTTGGCTAAAGCGACGGCGGCTTAG
- a CDS encoding lysophospholipid acyltransferase family protein, with protein MLPAQPSPGFQRVFHYYNLYLLRRAFHAVWWRGVAVFTAEPRRPLLIYANHPGWWDPLLAFFVVRRTGRDGYMMSEEKTLRTFRFFRWMGGFSVDRTNARDVAQSIRYAAERLQSPATALWIFPQGEIVPPDKRPVVFFPGVAHILRRTPACVAVPAAIRYEFDDQPRPEAFLDFGEGDLLRGSEVNDITELTRRLQQRLTEQMDALRDAVWERRREGFTLALRGRRSVSDVYADTVARLTG; from the coding sequence GTGCTTCCGGCGCAGCCGTCGCCCGGTTTTCAGCGGGTTTTTCACTACTACAACTTGTACCTGTTGCGCCGCGCCTTCCATGCCGTCTGGTGGCGCGGCGTCGCCGTCTTCACGGCGGAGCCGCGCCGCCCGCTGCTGATTTACGCCAACCATCCGGGCTGGTGGGACCCCTTGCTGGCTTTCTTCGTCGTCCGGCGGACGGGACGTGATGGCTACATGATGAGCGAGGAAAAAACGCTGCGCACCTTTCGGTTTTTTCGTTGGATGGGCGGTTTTTCGGTGGATCGGACGAACGCCCGTGATGTCGCGCAGTCCATTCGCTACGCCGCCGAGCGGCTGCAGTCGCCAGCGACGGCATTGTGGATTTTTCCGCAGGGGGAGATTGTCCCGCCGGACAAACGTCCGGTCGTGTTTTTTCCCGGTGTGGCGCACATTTTGCGCCGGACGCCGGCCTGCGTCGCCGTGCCGGCCGCCATTCGCTATGAGTTCGACGACCAGCCGCGCCCGGAAGCTTTTCTTGATTTCGGCGAGGGCGATCTACTGCGGGGTTCGGAGGTCAACGATATCACCGAACTGACGCGCCGCCTGCAACAGCGGCTGACCGAACAGATGGACGCCCTGCGCGACGCCGTCTGGGAACGCCGTCGGGAAGGTTTCACGTTGGCGCTGCGGGGACGGCGTTCTGTCAGCGATGTTTACGCCGATACGGTGGCGCGGCTGACTGGGTGA
- a CDS encoding DUF4339 domain-containing protein, giving the protein MGKWAVRIEGYEYETDIDELRQWVVEGRVLPEDMVFRQGLGWKKAGEVPALREAFIEQRKKPPLRNEQSESSSFHLYTPISQNPYENLSLPKLSQRAIGYSIDMMSYSLFSAPAWLLEYVQRAEAVAQGLNPEEVASSAPAFVMFFGLVAHFILNIYLTSTYGCSVGKRLVGTVVLDEKKKTFLSYGKAAVRETLRILVVAPSLKNVACCLLWLPSIWLVFDAKHQQLYDKLIAANVYDKTS; this is encoded by the coding sequence ATGGGCAAGTGGGCGGTAAGGATCGAGGGGTATGAGTATGAAACTGACATTGATGAGCTAAGGCAATGGGTTGTTGAGGGGCGAGTGTTACCGGAAGATATGGTCTTTCGGCAAGGACTAGGATGGAAAAAGGCCGGAGAAGTGCCAGCATTAAGAGAAGCCTTTATCGAACAAAGAAAGAAACCACCCTTGCGGAATGAACAGTCTGAGTCATCATCGTTTCACTTATACACACCTATTTCTCAAAATCCTTACGAAAATCTCAGTCTACCAAAGCTCAGTCAACGAGCAATTGGCTACTCGATAGATATGATGTCATATTCGCTATTTTCCGCACCAGCTTGGTTGCTGGAGTATGTTCAACGCGCGGAAGCTGTCGCCCAAGGACTCAATCCAGAAGAAGTAGCATCGTCAGCACCGGCTTTCGTTATGTTCTTCGGCCTCGTCGCTCACTTCATTCTCAATATCTATCTGACGAGCACGTACGGTTGTTCCGTCGGCAAACGATTGGTCGGCACGGTCGTTCTCGATGAGAAAAAGAAAACATTTCTCAGCTACGGAAAAGCTGCTGTTCGTGAGACGCTTCGCATTCTTGTTGTCGCTCCGAGCCTTAAGAATGTCGCCTGCTGTTTGCTCTGGCTACCAAGCATATGGCTGGTTTTTGATGCCAAGCATCAGCAACTTTATGACAAACTCATCGCCGCAAATGTCTATGACAAAACATCCTAA
- a CDS encoding ABC transporter ATP-binding protein yields MDWVIEAAGLRKVFGDKIAVADLSFRVAAGEVFGFLGPNGAGKTTAMKMLLGLVHPTAGRGCVLGHPVGSRESRRWVGFLPEHFRFHDWMTGRELLDFHGRLHGLAASVRAERVKDLLAQVDLTEAADRPLRTYSKGMQQRLGLAQALIHRPRLVFLDEPTSGLDPIGRILVRDLILRLRDEGVTVFFNSHILGDVEAVCDRVVFLKRGRVIYEAALREGFAPELRMTLGAVTPDVTGELAAFGEVLGTTEREVRLRVASEAVVPDVVRRLVERGAAVYSVQVQRPSLETLFLETIGTDERAG; encoded by the coding sequence ATGGACTGGGTGATCGAGGCCGCGGGGTTGCGGAAGGTCTTTGGCGACAAGATCGCTGTCGCTGATCTTTCGTTCCGGGTGGCGGCCGGCGAGGTGTTCGGTTTTCTGGGGCCGAACGGCGCCGGTAAGACCACGGCAATGAAAATGCTGCTCGGCCTCGTTCACCCGACGGCCGGACGCGGCTGCGTACTGGGGCATCCGGTCGGGTCGCGCGAGTCGCGCCGGTGGGTTGGTTTTCTACCGGAACACTTTCGCTTTCACGACTGGATGACTGGCCGCGAGTTGCTTGACTTTCACGGTCGGCTGCATGGCTTGGCGGCGTCCGTTCGCGCTGAGCGCGTCAAAGATTTGCTCGCGCAGGTGGATTTGACGGAGGCCGCCGACCGTCCGCTGCGCACGTACAGCAAGGGCATGCAGCAGCGATTAGGGCTGGCGCAGGCGCTCATTCACCGTCCGCGTCTGGTCTTCCTCGACGAGCCGACTTCAGGGCTGGACCCGATTGGGCGGATACTCGTCCGTGACCTGATCCTTCGCCTGCGCGACGAAGGCGTGACAGTGTTTTTCAACTCGCACATTCTGGGCGATGTCGAAGCTGTCTGCGACCGTGTGGTATTTCTCAAGCGCGGGCGGGTTATTTATGAAGCTGCGCTGCGCGAAGGCTTTGCGCCGGAGTTGCGCATGACGCTAGGCGCAGTGACGCCCGACGTGACGGGCGAACTGGCAGCGTTCGGCGAAGTGTTGGGTACGACCGAGCGTGAGGTTCGGCTGCGGGTGGCGTCCGAGGCCGTCGTCCCGGACGTGGTGCGCCGGCTGGTTGAGCGCGGGGCGGCGGTCTACAGCGTACAGGTTCAGCGGCCGTCGCTGGAAACGCTCTTTCTGGAAACCATTGGCACTGACGAGCGCGCCGGATAA
- a CDS encoding sterol desaturase family protein: MKNLIISAIPFFLVTILAEALWDKLKGTRFVSWKDTLTNIAIGTGSLMGKFVPTAAIYWFCWYISPFKIEPAWWSWALVLLLDDFFYYWFHRISHESRFFWNMHVVHHSSDHYNLSVAVRQSWFGGLVAWVFYVPIALLGFPPEMMLTAHAINLLYQYWIHTQFIGRLGWLEWVFNCPTHHRVHHGVNEPYLDKNYGGILIIWDRLFGTFVEETEPVRYGIIKPLRSYNPLWANLHAWYEMIEAMRARPTWRERWRCVWGPPAMTPTDPLARHSEAKAVVSRA, encoded by the coding sequence ATGAAAAACCTTATCATTTCCGCCATTCCATTTTTCCTTGTCACGATTCTGGCGGAGGCACTCTGGGACAAGCTCAAAGGAACGCGCTTCGTCAGTTGGAAAGACACCCTGACGAACATCGCCATCGGAACCGGAAGTCTGATGGGGAAGTTTGTTCCCACAGCCGCCATTTACTGGTTTTGCTGGTATATTTCGCCGTTCAAGATCGAACCGGCGTGGTGGTCGTGGGCGCTGGTCCTGCTGCTGGATGACTTCTTCTACTACTGGTTTCACCGCATCAGCCACGAAAGCCGGTTTTTCTGGAACATGCATGTCGTTCACCATTCGAGCGACCACTACAACTTGAGCGTGGCGGTGCGTCAGAGTTGGTTCGGCGGTCTTGTGGCCTGGGTGTTCTACGTCCCAATTGCCTTGCTGGGCTTTCCGCCGGAGATGATGCTGACGGCGCACGCCATCAATTTGCTTTATCAGTACTGGATTCACACGCAGTTTATCGGACGGCTGGGCTGGTTGGAATGGGTGTTCAACTGTCCGACGCACCACCGCGTCCACCATGGTGTCAACGAGCCGTACTTGGACAAAAACTACGGCGGCATTTTGATTATCTGGGATCGCTTGTTTGGGACGTTTGTTGAGGAAACCGAGCCGGTGCGGTACGGTATCATCAAGCCGCTTCGCAGCTACAACCCGCTTTGGGCGAATCTCCACGCTTGGTATGAGATGATTGAGGCGATGCGCGCGCGTCCAACGTGGCGCGAGCGGTGGCGTTGTGTCTGGGGACCGCCAGCGATGACGCCGACCGACCCCTTGGCGCGCCACTCAGAAGCAAAGGCGGTTGTCTCACGCGCCTGA
- a CDS encoding DUF445 family protein, producing MLTSVWGTALLHFLIATGHGFLGAWLAVRMVFRPRRAWRLFGWRIPFTPGMIPAEREAFIKRFASVIAERVLTVETIADEIMALGIEGEVGAASIRHYAEQTSSDDFLHHLARRIVALLADERNAPNISRRLTEVFANVVIEEVGATYGLVGRLIARRLIELGMLKRMITLALEDIAAALSRNEAARAAMVETIATVGGHLFSAEPTTPRLSASEVTPVTEFVQSLGRRLNIENLLRTQLEQLTDQMIEELIYRAAGRELRMIVRFGALVGLVVGLVQAGLFLLAES from the coding sequence ATGCTGACTTCCGTCTGGGGAACGGCGCTACTGCATTTCCTGATTGCGACGGGCCATGGCTTTCTCGGCGCATGGTTAGCCGTACGGATGGTGTTTCGCCCGCGTCGCGCCTGGCGACTGTTCGGCTGGCGCATCCCCTTTACGCCGGGCATGATCCCGGCCGAACGCGAAGCCTTTATCAAACGCTTTGCGAGTGTAATTGCCGAGCGCGTCCTGACGGTTGAAACCATCGCCGACGAAATCATGGCCCTTGGTATAGAAGGCGAAGTCGGTGCGGCTTCCATCCGCCACTACGCTGAGCAAACCTCCAGCGATGATTTTCTCCACCATCTTGCGCGCCGCATTGTCGCACTCCTTGCGGATGAACGTAACGCACCCAACATTAGCCGGCGCTTGACGGAGGTATTCGCCAACGTTGTCATTGAAGAAGTTGGGGCGACGTATGGCCTTGTTGGTCGTCTGATCGCCCGCCGCTTGATTGAACTCGGTATGCTCAAGCGGATGATCACGTTGGCGCTTGAAGACATTGCGGCAGCGTTGAGTCGGAACGAGGCAGCGCGCGCCGCGATGGTGGAGACCATTGCGACCGTCGGCGGCCATTTGTTTAGCGCCGAGCCGACCACCCCACGGCTGTCGGCTTCGGAGGTCACGCCGGTGACGGAGTTTGTGCAGTCCCTGGGCCGCCGACTTAACATTGAAAATTTGTTGCGCACTCAACTCGAACAGCTCACCGACCAGATGATCGAGGAACTCATCTATCGCGCCGCCGGACGTGAACTACGCATGATTGTTCGCTTCGGTGCGCTCGTTGGGTTGGTGGTCGGATTGGTGCAAGCCGGACTCTTTCTGCTGGCCGAGTCCTGA